Genomic DNA from Ilyobacter polytropus DSM 2926:
AGAGAGAACTTATTTTTAAAGAATGTAGTTGCCAGTGCAATGGCTATAGGGGGAACCATTCCTCCTGCCATAACAGCAGCATGAGGAGCGAGGTTTCCAGATTCGATGGCGGCTATACCAAATGTAAATGCTGCTTTGTTTACAGGTCCGCCCATATCTACAGCCATCATTCCACCAAGGACTATTCCCATAAGAACAAGGTTTCCTGTACCCATATTAGTCAGGAAGTTTGCCATAGCTGCATTAATAGAAACTACAGGTATCAATATAATTTTCATAGCAAGTCCAGTAAAGAGAAGTCCTAAAATAGGGAAAATAAGGACAGGTTTTAAGCCTTCTAATGTTTGTGGCATTCCACTTGTAGCTTTTTTTACTGCACGAACTATATATCCACCTATGAAACCGGCAATTAGACCACCTAAGAAACCTCCACCTTGGTTGGCAGCCATAAAACCACCGACCATAGCAGGCATGAATCCAGGTCTGTCAGCTATAGACATACCGATAAATCCTGCAAGGATAGGTATCATAAGAGCAAAAGCTCCTCCCCCACCGACATCCATAAGGAATTTTGCTATAGGACTAAATGTAGGATCATTTGGATCAAATGCCTTTATTCCAAACATAAAGGATATGGCAATCAGGATTCCACCAGCAACAACGAAAGGAAGCATGTTAGAAACTCCGTTCATAAGGTGTTTATAGAAACCTTTTCTTTCACCAGACGAAGAGCTGTTGCTTTTTTCACCTGATGCCTTGTACACAGGAGCTTCTTTATTTAAAGCTTTTTTTATAAGACCTTCAGGGTCTCTTATACCCTCTTTTACAGGAACTTCTAGAAGAAATTTTCCATCAAATCGATCCATTTCTACTTTTTTGTCAGCTGCAATAATTATAGCCGCTGCATTGTCTATCTCTTCTTTAGTCAGAGGATTTTTTATACCAGTTGATCCGTTAGTCTCAACTTTTATATTTATTCCCATCTCTTGGGCTTTCTTCTTGAGGGAATCAGCAGCCATGTATGTGTGTGCAATTCCCGTAGGGCAGGCAGTTACTGCCAGTAAAAATCCTTTTTCCTCTGAATCCATTACATTGTTTTCTTCTGAACTTTCTTCTTCTGAATCTTTTTTGGAAATTATTGATACTACCTCTTCTTTTGTTTCAGCTTTTAACAAGGCTTCTCTGAAATCATCATCAAGAAGTGAAGTGGTTAATTTTGTAAGAGTTTCTATATGAGAATCACTAGCTCCTTCTGATGCAGCTATCATGAAAAATAACTGAGAAGGTTCACCGTCAAGAGCATCATAATCTACTCCTGATCTGTGAAGACCAAAGGCAAGAG
This window encodes:
- a CDS encoding PTS fructose transporter subunit IIABC; this encodes MKILDLLEKNTMVMDLKGDTKEAVIDELIEALDKSGKLSDKNAYREAILKRESQSSTGLEEGIAIPHAKVAAVKTPALAFGLHRSGVDYDALDGEPSQLFFMIAASEGASDSHIETLTKLTTSLLDDDFREALLKAETKEEVVSIISKKDSEEESSEENNVMDSEEKGFLLAVTACPTGIAHTYMAADSLKKKAQEMGINIKVETNGSTGIKNPLTKEEIDNAAAIIIAADKKVEMDRFDGKFLLEVPVKEGIRDPEGLIKKALNKEAPVYKASGEKSNSSSSGERKGFYKHLMNGVSNMLPFVVAGGILIAISFMFGIKAFDPNDPTFSPIAKFLMDVGGGGAFALMIPILAGFIGMSIADRPGFMPAMVGGFMAANQGGGFLGGLIAGFIGGYIVRAVKKATSGMPQTLEGLKPVLIFPILGLLFTGLAMKIILIPVVSINAAMANFLTNMGTGNLVLMGIVLGGMMAVDMGGPVNKAAFTFGIAAIESGNLAPHAAVMAGGMVPPIAIALATTFFKNKFSLQERESGLTNYIMGASFITEGAIPFAAADPGRVIPACILGSAVAGGLAMMFGCELPAPHGGLFVIPLVKNAAMYLVAIIAGSSLAALLIGTLKKPLEK